A stretch of Malus sylvestris chromosome 11, drMalSylv7.2, whole genome shotgun sequence DNA encodes these proteins:
- the LOC126589654 gene encoding uncharacterized protein LOC126589654, which produces MLGRNLLSVNLLSLRGFSSAAAGFLRSGDTLKQNRVFTNEDVLEYSKVSHDSNPLHLDSEAARNAGFEDRLVHGMLVAALFPKIISSHFPGAIYVSQSLHFRLPVYIGEEIVGEVQATNIREQKNRYLVKFKTACFKNGATVIDGEAMAILPTLAAEQASTLE; this is translated from the exons ATGCTTGGCCGGAACTTACTCTCAGTCAACCTACTTTCTTTGAGAGGTTTTTCATCAGCAGCAGCTGGTTTTCTTAGAAGTGGAGATACATTGAAGCAAAATAGAGTATTCACCAATGAAGATGTTTTGGAGTACTCAAAAGTGAGTCATGACTCTAACCCTCTGCATTTAGATTCCGAGGCTGCTCGAAATGCTGGATTTGAAGATCGACTGGTTCACGGGATGCTTGTTGCTGCCCTGTTCCCCAAGATCATATCTTCTCATTTT CCCGGCGCTATATATGTTTCCCAAAGCTTGCATTTCAGGTTGCCTGTCTATATTGGAGAAGAGATAGTTGGTGAGGTACAAGCAACTAACATAAGAGAACAGAAGAACAGATATCT AGTGAAATTCAAGACGGCATGCTTCAAGAATGGTGCTACCGTCATCGACGGTGAGGCTATGGCCATCTTGCCTACACTGGCTGCAGAACAAGCGAGTACTTTGGAATGA